A single Inediibacterium massiliense DNA region contains:
- a CDS encoding ABC transporter ATP-binding protein: MEILKVQGLKKIYGKGANQVEALKGIDISINKGEFVTIVGASGSGKSTLLHLLGGLDRPTEGKVMIDGEDIYGYREEKLAIFRRRKIGFIFQFFNLLPVLDVEENIALPALLDHDRVDKEYLSDIIRLLGLEDRKNHLPSELSGGQQQRVSIGRALLNKPAIVLADEPTGNLDSKNSKEVIELLKFSAKKYNQTLILITHDMNIASLADRIITLVDGCVVSDKYLKQS, encoded by the coding sequence ATGGAAATTTTGAAGGTTCAAGGCTTAAAAAAAATTTATGGAAAGGGAGCAAATCAGGTAGAAGCACTTAAAGGTATAGATATAAGTATCAATAAAGGGGAGTTTGTGACGATTGTAGGGGCTTCAGGTTCTGGTAAAAGTACATTACTGCATCTTTTAGGAGGATTAGATAGACCTACAGAAGGAAAAGTGATGATTGATGGAGAGGATATTTATGGATATAGAGAAGAAAAACTTGCTATATTTAGAAGAAGGAAGATAGGTTTTATATTTCAATTTTTTAATTTACTACCTGTGTTAGATGTGGAAGAAAATATTGCACTTCCTGCGCTGTTAGATCATGATCGAGTAGATAAAGAATATTTATCTGATATTATAAGACTTTTGGGATTAGAAGATAGAAAAAATCATTTACCATCTGAATTATCGGGAGGTCAGCAGCAAAGGGTGTCTATAGGAAGAGCATTACTTAACAAGCCAGCTATAGTACTTGCAGATGAGCCCACTGGAAATTTAGACAGTAAAAATTCCAAGGAAGTCATCGAGTTATTAAAGTTTTCTGCAAAGAAATATAATCAAACTCTCATATTGATTACTCATGATATGAATATAGCGTCTTTAGCAGATAGAATTATAACACTTGTAGATGGTTGTGTGGTTTCAGATAAATATTTGAAACAAAGTTAG